The Streptomyces cathayae DNA segment GGACCTGGACAGCGACCCGTCCTGGAGCAGCGCCTTCCAGTAGTCGAGTGCCTGGACGACCCGCGGGCCGTCCAGCTCGGTCTCGTCGCCGCCGTTGGACCACATGAACGGCGTGAACTGGAAGACGCCGTCCTCGGCGCCGCCCGCGCTGAGGGCCAGGCCGTACCGCTTGCCCTCGGTCAGCTTCTTCGCCGTGTCACGCAGTTCGTCCCAGGTGGCGGGGACCTCCAGGCCGGCCTGCTCCAGGGCGTCCTTGTCGTAGAAGAGGGCGAGGGTGTTCACCGAGCGGGCCGCACCGTAGTACGTGCCCCGGTAGGACCCGAAGTCGACGATGCCCTGGGGGATGTCGTCGGTGGCGAGGCCGAGGGCGCGCAGGTCGACGAGTCCGCCGGCCTCCGCGAAGGTCGGCATCTCGGAGGCGTCGAACTGCACGATGTCCGGCAGCGACTTCGACGAGGCCATGCGTAACGCCTTCGTCATCACCTGTGCCGCCGGGACGCTCTGCTGGTCGATGCGGACGCCCAGCCGCGTGCCGCAGCGGGCCATCGCCTCGGCGTCCCAGCGGTGGTAGGACTCGTCGGTCGAGGAGTTCATCACGGTGTACACGTCGCTGTCGCGTTCCTGCGCGCAGCCGGTCAGGGCCGCCCCGGAGACCAGGACGGAGACGGCGGCGAACGACGTGACGGCCCTGCGCGGGCGTCGGCGCCCGCGCAGGGCGGCAACCGGGGGGTGTGCTGTCACGGTGGGGCCCTTGGGTGGGATCGGCCCGGCTTTTCACCGGGCCGGCGGCTCATCGGGGATGGTGAAGCGCTTCGACGAACAGTCGATCTTGCTGGCACACACGGCTCGCGCACGACCCCGCACCACAGGCCGGACGCAATTTGTTCGACCTGATTACTAATACGCCGACGAGAGCCGGTCGCGCTAGCCCCCGGCGGGGGGATCTCCTCACCCCAGGGCGTGACAGGAACTCCCTGACCT contains these protein-coding regions:
- a CDS encoding ABC transporter substrate-binding protein — its product is MTAHPPVAALRGRRRPRRAVTSFAAVSVLVSGAALTGCAQERDSDVYTVMNSSTDESYHRWDAEAMARCGTRLGVRIDQQSVPAAQVMTKALRMASSKSLPDIVQFDASEMPTFAEAGGLVDLRALGLATDDIPQGIVDFGSYRGTYYGAARSVNTLALFYDKDALEQAGLEVPATWDELRDTAKKLTEGKRYGLALSAGGAEDGVFQFTPFMWSNGGDETELDGPRVVQALDYWKALLQDGSLSRSTVNWTQADVNDQFMAGNAAMMINGPWQVETLNTDTSLHWGIAQIPVPQAGDASVGPLGGAVLTVPRTGDTDREQTAGRIVACLAGEKEQLTYALNSWMVPANEKAATVWRERVPELDALADQVAEARSRTAQLGAGWPAVSLALQSAFQSALTGRSSEAALKHAQQRATSGNRGTRP